ATTATTTTGTTGATAATATTAAGGTTTTGAATAGTAATAGGTCCCTGATTGCCTCAAGAGGTTCTGTTAAGGTGATTACACTGAAAGGGAAAGTGTTATCTTTTCTGCCATTTGAATTTGCCGGAACAGGTTATGTACAGGCATTCAAGGTGATTAGCTATTCAGCAGTTCCGGAAGATAGTGTTTATGAATTTGGTTTGAGTAAAGGTTCGTTCATTAGCCTTAAGAGATTTGCTCCTGCTGCATTAACCAAAGTAATGAATGAGCCAATCATATCCTGTTCCAATGATGACTATTTTGTTGCCTTTGAATATTCAAAAAGAAATACTATATACGTATTGAAGGGAGTTCTTAAATCGTGCAGTAATGCAAGAAGAAAATTATTCCATGAATAGTCTGTTTCTTATGATATTCAGTTCGCTTTAAATAATTGAATTCGGGAGTGTTACAGTAAGTGTGTAAAGTTTCAATCGGGGTTTAATCTGCTATAGTGTAACCCTGTTCTGAAAAATAGTTAAAAACTGATTCGGGATCATGCCCCAAAAATTATGGATGCTCATGAAGCAACTGTTGTGATACATCGATTGTGGAAAAATGGAGAAATGAAAAGTATTTTGCAAATTAGTGATTTGATTTGCTAAGTAGTTATGTAGCTTTAATAAATAACTAAACCCCATATGCCTAAGTTTTTCATTATCTTAATCATTTTCCTGAACTCCGCTATTCTTGTTAAAGCACAGGATAAAGGAGGTGTTCAATTTGTTCAGGGGCTTAGCTGGGCCCAGATAAAGGAGAAAGCGAGGTTGGAAAATAAATATATTTTCCTGGACGGATTTACGACGTGGTGCGCTCCCTGCCGGATGATGGAGAAGAATGTACTTTCACAACAAATAACCGGCGATTTTTTTAATGCACGTTTTGTGAATGTTAAAGTACAGTTTGATGTTACCCAAGCCGATAATGATGAGGTGAAAAGCTGGTATAAGGATGCCCAGGATATTAGAAAGGAATATTCAATAGACTCGTATCCTACTTATCTTTTTTTTAATCCGAATGGTGAACTCGTGTACAGAATAGCTGGTGCCTCTTCTACGCCTGAAGCGTTTGTTGTGAAGGCTAAGGATGCGTTAAATCCAGGTAGTCAATATTACATGCTGAAAAAGCAATACGAATCTGGGGTAAAACGGGACCCTGAATTTCTTACATCGCTGATTAAAGCTGCTGAAATAGCAAACGAAAATGCTGCTATTCCTGAAATCGTCAATGCGTATTTACTTACACAAACTGATCCATTGACGGAAGGTAACCTCAGGATTATAAGTGCCGGCACATCTAAAAGTTCTGACCGGGGATTTGATATTTTAAGAAATAACCGGGCTACAGCAGATGCTGTGTTGGGACAGGGTAAAAGCGGTGATATCATCAGAGGAATTCTGATAAACGAAATTGTAATTCCATTTCTCAGAAATGGCGGACATGTTGAAAGACATGGCCCTATGCTGATCTATACCGGTGAAATAAATGATAATCCAGACTGGCAGGAACTTAGAGAAAAGCTGGATAAGCAATGCCCGGAATTTTCGGACGAAGTGATAATGGCGGCCAGGCCACTGTATTGTGAATGGAAAAATGACTGGCCCCGGTATGCACAACATGCAGCTTCTTTTATAAACAAGTATGGAAGCCGGTTATCCGGGGACGCTTTAAACGCTTATGCCTGGGCCATCCTCATCAACAGCAATGATGAAAGATGTTTGGAAGCTGCAACTGCGTGGTCGAAATCTTCGTTATCAGGAACGAATGTAAAGCATCCGGGGTTCCTGTTTACCTACGCAAACCTATTATATAAATCCGGGAAAAAAGAGGAGGCTATAGCCGTTCAGAAAGATATAGTGAAGCTTTCAAATGAAGATGAAGTGTATATGCAGGTACTTAACAAAATGGAGAAAGGTGAAAAAGTGTTTTGAAGAAGGGCTGATTCCGGTGGTGTGTTGGTCAATTACCTGTGCGCATCTGGAAAAGCGGGATTTTGAATAAAGGAAAGCAAAATGAATAAGTTGAAAAGCCCTTTCTTATTGTTGGCTATAGATTTTATTTTGCTATGGCTATATTGGTATTATCAGCCATTATGTGAACCCTGTTTAGATAGGCAGGATTGTTCTTCTTGTATGTCTAAAGAACAATACTTTATAATTTATTTTGGAGTAATAATAAATTTGTCTTGGGTGTTATATTGTTTTTACAAGAGTAGAAAGGTAAAACCATAAGATATATTGAACCTGCACGCGTTATGATTCCTCAGCAGGGTAAGTAGGGGGATATTCCGATAACCAGGGTAACCTGATTGTTGTGTTCTCCCGGGGGGAGCCCGGATGTGATTACCCGGTTTGATTTCTATTTGAGCCGATTTAAAAGTGTTAATCGGCTCAAAATTACGAAAAAAATGAGCCGATTAGAGGGCGTAATTGGCTCATCTTTTCTCAAATATGATATAGGTCTGTTGTTATATGTTGAATATCAATAAGTTATTTATTTCCTGGTTTGATAGATGCTAAATGGAGCATTAATGGTTTGAGGACCTGCAGGAAGGGGCAATAAGCTATTGAAGGTGGTGGCATGAAATTTTGAGATAATGGTGTATTGTTCATCTTAAATTATATAGCTATGCCGAACAGAAAAACAGATAGCCAGGGGTTTGCAACGGAAAATCCGGATGTGGAAAGGGATCTTAGTTCTAAGGGAGACCCGGTGACGGGTTTGGGGAATCCTTCTAATAAACATGGCGTTTCTTCCCCGTATAATGCGGATCTGCAGACGCAGATCACTGCCAAAAATTCTGCGAAAAAGGTAAGGGAGGAAAAAGAACGGAAAGAGAATGAAGAGTAGATGTTTGTGTTTTTGTTCCCGTGAATAGTGTTTAATTGCTTCAGCATGGTTTCGTGCTGTTGAATCTGTGCGCGACATTGTGTTGCGCACAGATTTTTTTTGCCTATATCCCTGGTTTTAAACGGTGTTTTTAGCCGTATTGCTATGAGAGGTTGGAAATTCAGCAGTTTTTAGGCGGCTTTAAGACGGCTTATAGACGGCTATATAAAGCGTTCTTTTTCGTGCAGGGAGGGCGAGAACTGCCTGCTTGACCTGGTTGTTTGGTGTTGCAGGGGGAAGAAAGGTGCCGGGCTTCGAAAGTATTCCTTTCCTGCTTGTGTATTGTG
The sequence above is a segment of the Filimonas effusa genome. Coding sequences within it:
- a CDS encoding thioredoxin family protein; the encoded protein is MPKFFIILIIFLNSAILVKAQDKGGVQFVQGLSWAQIKEKARLENKYIFLDGFTTWCAPCRMMEKNVLSQQITGDFFNARFVNVKVQFDVTQADNDEVKSWYKDAQDIRKEYSIDSYPTYLFFNPNGELVYRIAGASSTPEAFVVKAKDALNPGSQYYMLKKQYESGVKRDPEFLTSLIKAAEIANENAAIPEIVNAYLLTQTDPLTEGNLRIISAGTSKSSDRGFDILRNNRATADAVLGQGKSGDIIRGILINEIVIPFLRNGGHVERHGPMLIYTGEINDNPDWQELREKLDKQCPEFSDEVIMAARPLYCEWKNDWPRYAQHAASFINKYGSRLSGDALNAYAWAILINSNDERCLEAATAWSKSSLSGTNVKHPGFLFTYANLLYKSGKKEEAIAVQKDIVKLSNEDEVYMQVLNKMEKGEKVF